The DNA region GAAAATATTCTCTTTCCTTTCCTTGTCAATAGCCAAAAAGTATGCATAAATAACATCTAGCATAATGAGGAGAGGAATTTGTGGAGAAATTCGGTTGCCATAGTTCAGATGCCTGACAGAAGCAACAGGGATGATTTGATCAAAGGGGGGATGGGAAAAGCATCTGGTAGTTAGCAGGGCTGTTGGGATGCCTTTTTGAGTAGCTAAATGTAAGTGTTCCATGACTTCTTCTGTTTGCCCGGATAAGGAAAGTCCAATGACCAAACAAGTTGCGTCCAAAATATTCGTTGTCCAAATGAGATTGTTTTTGTCCGTGATAGCATCGCATACCACACCTAAACGCATAAACCGAGATTTGATTTCTATGGCAACCAGCCCAGAACTTCCGATGCCGTAGAAGTACACTCTTTTGCTGGCATCTATTAGCTTAGCGATTTCCTCAAGTTTCTCCTCATCCACTAAATTATTGGTTGAAGTTAGGATTTCTTCATAATCAACGAGAACCTTCTTTGTTAGGCTACGCTGTAATTTTTCAAAATGTTTTTCTAGATATTGCTGGTTATTTTGAAAAGCAAAGACAAATTCTCGATAGCCAGAAAAACCACATTTTTTAGCGAAACGAGTAAGAGCAGATGGGGAAATGTGGAGATTTTTTATCGTAGTTTCCAAGCTTAGATCGGCCGTCGCAGGATCCAGTTGCGTGAAATAGCTACCGATATGTTTTTCGAGCCGTGTCATCTGATCCAGATGTGACTCAATAATTGCGGTGATGTGTTTTGGTGTTTGCAACATATTCGATTCCTTTAATAGGATGGTTTAAGGATATTATATCACTAAAACCTCCTCATGGATAGGATTTATGATATAATGGAGTCGTAAAAGGAACGTGAGACGATGTATATTGAAATGATTGATGAAACAGGGCAGGTTTCTGCTCAAATGCAAGAGCAAATTACGGATTTGCTCCAGTTTGCGGCCGAAAAAATTGGCAAGCAGAATAAGGAAATGGCTGTGACTTTTGTTGATAATGCCCGTGTCCACGAGGTGAATCTCAAGTATAGGGGGATTGATCGTCCCACTGATGTCGTCAGTCTGGAGTACAAGCCTGAATCTTTGATTGTATTTAACGAAGAAGATTTATTGGATAATCCTGAGTTGGCAGAGATGATGGAAGACTTTGATGCTTATATCGGTGAATTGTATATCTCCATTGATAAGGCACGGGAACAGTCAGAAGATTACGGTCATAGTTATGAGCGTGAAATGGGCTTTTTGGCTGTTCATGGTTTTCTACATATCAATGGCTACGATCATTATACGCCGGAAGAAGAGGCGGAAATGTTTGGTTTACAAGAAGAAATTTTGACTGCTTATGGACTTACACGAGAATAATACAAAAAATCGGTGGAAAAACAGGGAATTGATTGCTAGTCTTGAGTTTGCGGTAACGGGTTTGTTAACTGCTTTCAAAGAAGAGCGCAATATGAAGAAGCATCTAGTCTCGGCCATCCTTGTGGTGCTGGCAGGGGTTGTTTTTCAAGTAACGGTAACGGAGTGGCTCTTTTTATTACTTAGCATCAGTTTGGTGATCGCTTTTGAAATTGTCAATTCAGCTATTGAAAATGTGGTGGATTTGGCATCGGGTTATCATTTTTCCATGCTGGCTAAAAATGCTAAAGATATGGCAGCAGGGGCGGTTCTATTTATCTCAGGTTTTGCTCTTTTAACAGGGCTTATTATCTTCTTGCCTAAGATTTGGAACCTTATTTTTTAGAACTTTTAAGGAGAATACATGACATTTCGGTCAGGTTTTGTGGCGATTTTAGGTCGTCCAAATGTAGGGAAGTCGACCTTCCTAAACTATGTGATGGGGCAAAAAATTGCCATTATGAGCGATAAAGCTCAGACAACTCGGAATAAGATTATGGGGATCTATACAACCGATGAGGAGCAGATTGTTTTCATTGATACGCCGGGCATTCACAAGCCCAAGACAGCCTTGGGCGATTTCATGGTGGAATCTGCCTACAGCACTCTGCGTGAGGTGGATACGGTCCTCTTTATGGTGCCAGCTGATGAAAAGCGAGGCAAAGGTGATGATATGATTATGGAGCGACTCAAACAAGCAAACGTTCCAGTCATTTTGGTGGTCAACAAGATTGATAAAGTACACCCAGACCAGCTTCTAGAGCAGATTGAGGACTTTCGTCATCAGATGGATTTCAAGGAGATTGTGCCAATCTCTGCGACTCAGGGCAACAATGTTAACCGTCTCATGGAGATTCTCAAGGAAAATCTAGACGAAGGGTTCCAGTATTTCCCAGCAGATCAAATCACAGACCATCCGGAGCGTTTCTTAGTATCTGAGATGATTCGAGAAAAGGTTCTGCATCTGACCCGTGAAGAGATTCCGCATTCAGTAGCGGTGGTGATTGAGTCTATGAAACGTGATGAGTTTACAGACAAG from Streptococcus ruminantium includes:
- the era gene encoding GTPase Era — translated: MTFRSGFVAILGRPNVGKSTFLNYVMGQKIAIMSDKAQTTRNKIMGIYTTDEEQIVFIDTPGIHKPKTALGDFMVESAYSTLREVDTVLFMVPADEKRGKGDDMIMERLKQANVPVILVVNKIDKVHPDQLLEQIEDFRHQMDFKEIVPISATQGNNVNRLMEILKENLDEGFQYFPADQITDHPERFLVSEMIREKVLHLTREEIPHSVAVVIESMKRDEFTDKVHIRATIMVERDSQKGIIIGKQGAMLKKIGSMARRDIELMLGDKVFLETWVKVKKNWRDKKLDLADFGYNEKEY
- the ybeY gene encoding rRNA maturation RNase YbeY → MYIEMIDETGQVSAQMQEQITDLLQFAAEKIGKQNKEMAVTFVDNARVHEVNLKYRGIDRPTDVVSLEYKPESLIVFNEEDLLDNPELAEMMEDFDAYIGELYISIDKAREQSEDYGHSYEREMGFLAVHGFLHINGYDHYTPEEEAEMFGLQEEILTAYGLTRE
- a CDS encoding diacylglycerol kinase family protein; protein product: MDLHENNTKNRWKNRELIASLEFAVTGLLTAFKEERNMKKHLVSAILVVLAGVVFQVTVTEWLFLLLSISLVIAFEIVNSAIENVVDLASGYHFSMLAKNAKDMAAGAVLFISGFALLTGLIIFLPKIWNLIF
- a CDS encoding MurR/RpiR family transcriptional regulator, which gives rise to MLQTPKHITAIIESHLDQMTRLEKHIGSYFTQLDPATADLSLETTIKNLHISPSALTRFAKKCGFSGYREFVFAFQNNQQYLEKHFEKLQRSLTKKVLVDYEEILTSTNNLVDEEKLEEIAKLIDASKRVYFYGIGSSGLVAIEIKSRFMRLGVVCDAITDKNNLIWTTNILDATCLVIGLSLSGQTEEVMEHLHLATQKGIPTALLTTRCFSHPPFDQIIPVASVRHLNYGNRISPQIPLLIMLDVIYAYFLAIDKERKENIFKQTIKE